In the genome of Balneola sp., one region contains:
- the pta gene encoding phosphate acetyltransferase — protein MDFIKLIREKAALLNKTIVLPRSSDPRVQEAAKFLLENNLCKIILIDNGVSVPEELESVLINPSSNTQLRKYATSFYEKRKHKGITLEQALEVVKDPLYFGASMIAEGDADSCVAGSVSTTGDVLRAAIQTIGLKPGSTVVSSIFLMCLTDGRVFSYGDCAVVPYPTSDQLASIAIDSASSHKAVTGETPNVAMLSFSTKGSAKHEQVELVRGAYEIAKGRQPELNIDGELQFDAALLKEVGTRKAPGSIVAGNANVFIFPNLDAGNIAYKITERLARASAIGPLIQGLNKPMMDLSRGCSWEDIVNTSCLAALMS, from the coding sequence ATGGATTTTATCAAACTAATACGCGAAAAAGCGGCTTTACTAAACAAAACTATTGTTCTTCCTCGATCTTCTGATCCTCGCGTTCAAGAAGCAGCGAAGTTTCTGCTTGAAAATAATCTATGTAAGATAATCCTCATTGATAATGGTGTTAGTGTACCTGAAGAACTAGAGAGTGTATTAATAAACCCATCATCAAATACACAACTTAGGAAGTACGCTACTTCTTTCTATGAGAAGAGAAAGCACAAAGGAATAACCCTGGAGCAAGCTTTAGAAGTGGTAAAAGACCCCCTTTATTTTGGAGCTTCTATGATTGCAGAAGGAGATGCGGATAGTTGTGTAGCAGGATCCGTCTCAACAACAGGAGATGTGCTTCGCGCTGCTATTCAAACTATTGGCTTAAAACCTGGCTCTACGGTAGTATCTAGTATCTTTCTTATGTGCTTAACAGATGGGCGAGTGTTCTCCTACGGAGACTGCGCCGTAGTTCCATATCCCACTTCAGATCAACTGGCATCCATTGCTATTGACTCAGCCTCAAGCCATAAGGCCGTTACTGGTGAAACTCCTAATGTTGCGATGCTTTCATTTTCTACCAAAGGAAGTGCGAAACATGAGCAGGTGGAACTTGTTAGAGGAGCTTATGAAATTGCAAAAGGGCGTCAACCAGAGCTAAACATTGATGGTGAGTTACAATTTGATGCCGCTTTACTTAAGGAAGTAGGAACACGGAAAGCTCCTGGATCTATAGTAGCAGGGAATGCGAATGTATTCATATTTCCAAATCTGGATGCTGGAAATATTGCCTATAAGATTACTGAAAGATTAGCAAGAGCTTCAGCAATTGGACCACTCATTCAGGGATTGAATAAACCTATGATGGATTTATCAAGGGGATGTTCCTGGGAAGATATTGTAAATACAAGTTGCCTGGCGGCTTTGATGAGTTGA